The Flavobacterium psychrotrophum region TACCTGTAACACCGTTTACAGACGTTGTAGGCAATGCAGCAAGTACAGTACCAGAACATATAGCATCTACAGTTGTAAATACCGGTTCTACAACAGGGTTAACCACTATGGTTAATGTAACGGTATCTGCACAGTTACTCTCTGGTGTAAAGGTATAGGTAGTGGTTGCTGTATTATTAAGCGCCGGAGACCATGTACCAGTAATACCATTTGTAGATGTTGTAGGTAATGCTGCAAGTGTAGCACCTGAACATATTGGTGCAACTGCTGCAAATGTTGGTGTTCCTACAGGGTTAACTGTAATAGTTAACGTAGCTGTAGTAGCACACTGGCCTGTTGCAGGTGTAAAGGTATAGGTAGTAGTCGCTGTGTTGTTAAGCGCCGGAGACCATGTACCCGTAACTCCATTTGTAGATGTTGTAGGCAACGCTGCAAGTGTAGCACCAGAACATATAGGAGCAACAACAGCAAATGCAGGAACTGTAGCAGGTGTAACTTCTATAGTAAGTGTAACTGTAGTAGCACACTGGCCTGTTGCAGGTGTAAAGGTATAGGTAGTAGTCGCTGTATTGTTAAGCGCCGGAGACCATGTACCCGTAACTCCGTTTGTAGACGTTGTTGGCAACGCTGCAAGTGTAGTACCAGAGCATATAGGAGCAACAACAGCAAATGCAGGAACTACTACAGGGTTAACTGTAATGGTTAGCGTAGTTGTAGCAGCACACTGGCCTGTTGCAGGTGTAAAGGTATAAGTAGTAGTCGCTGTATTATTAAGCGCAGGAGACCATGTACCTGTAACACCGTTTGTAGACGTTGTTGGCAACGCTGCAAGTGTAGCACCAGAACATATAGGAGCAACTGCTGCAAATGCAGGAACTACTATTGGGTTAACCGTAATAGTTAACGTAGCTGTAGTAGCGCACTGTCCTGTTGCAGGCGTAAAGGTATAGGTAGTAGTCGCGGTGTTATTAAGCGCCGGAGACCATGTACCTGTAACACCATTTGTAGATGTTGTTGGCAACGCAGCAAGTGTAGCACCAGAACATATTGGGGCAACGACAGCAAATGCAGGAACTGTAGGCGCGTTAACAGTAATGGTTAACGTAGCCGTAGCAGCACATTGTCCTGCCGATGGCGTAAAGGTATAGGTAGTAGTCGCTGTGTTATTAAGTGCCGGAGACCATGTACCTGTAACACCGTTTGTAGATGTTGTTGGTAATGCAACAAGTGTAGCACCAGAACATATAGGAGCAACAGCTGTAAATGTTGGCGCTACTATCGGGTTAACCGTAATGGTTAGCGTAGTTGTTACCGCACACTGCCCTGTTGCAGGTGTAAAGGTATAGGTAGTAGTCGCTGTATTATTAAGCGCAGGAGACCAAGTACCCGTAACACCGTTTGTAGACGTTGTTGGTAATGCTGCAAGTGTAGCACCAGAACATATAGGAGCAACAACAGCAAATGCAGGAACTACTATTGGGTTAACCGTAATAGTTAACGTAGCTGTAGTAGCACACTGGCCTGTTGCAGGTGTAAAGGTGTAGGTAGTAGTAGCTGTATTATTTAGCGCCGGAGACCATGTACCTGTAACACCGTTTGTAGATGTTGTAGGTAACGCTGCAAGTGTAGCACCAGAACATATTGGTGCAACTGCTGCAAATGCAGGTACTGTTGGTGCATTAACCGTAATGGTTAGTGTAGCCGTAGTAGCGCACTGTCCTGTTGCAGGCGTAAAGGTATAGGTTGTAGTCGCTGTATTATTAAGCGCAGGAGACCATGTACCTGTAACACCGTTTGTAGATGTTGTAGGCAATGCCGCAAGCGTAGTACCAGAACATATAGGCGCAACTGCTGCAAATGCAGGAACTGTACCCGGTGTAATAGTAACGTTTACGTTTACTCTTGGGCTTTCGCAGCCATTTACGGTTTGCGTTGCATAGTATGTACCGGTAGCTAGTGTAGCTGTAGCTGCCAGGGCAGTTCCGCCTGTAGCGTTAGCATACCATTTAACAGCAGTACCTGTAGCAACAAGGTTAGCTACTGTAGCGCTTCCGCAGAAGATTTGTGCAGCCGCCGTTGGAGCAAGAGGGCCGGCCGGAGCAGCATTAACTGTTACAGTTGCTGTAGACGTACATCCTCCTGCACTCTTAACAGTTACCTGGTACGTACCCGGAAGTACATTTGATAATACCGCTGAATCCTGGAAGTTTGTTCCGTCGATGCTATAAGTAAATCCTGTAGGTGCTGTAACAGTTACAGTACCCAGAGGTGCAGCACAAGTAGGCTGCGTAACCGAAACTACCGGAGTAGCCGGAACTTGCGGCGCTGCGTTAATTGTAACCGGAGTTACAGCAGATATACATCCCGCTGCATTTTTAACCGTTACACTATAAGTACCTGCTACAACTGTAGCAAAAATAGCAGATGCCTGATAAGCCGTACCATTAATACTGTATGTTAATCCTGTACCTAATGGTGCAGTAACCACAATATTTCCGGTAGATGTAGTACAATCAGGCTGTGTAACTGTAACAAGAGGCGTAGCCGGTACTTCTACAGCAGCGTTGATAGTAACCGAAGTTACAGCCGATGTACATCCCGCAGCATTTTTAGCCGTTACGTTATAAGTACCTGCTGCAAGTGCAGTAAAGGTAGACGATGCCTGGTAGGTTGTACCATTAACACTAAAGGTTAATCCGCTACCTGTTGGCGATGTTACTACAATTGTTCCTGTAGCAACCGCACAAGACGGCTGTGTAGTTGTTACTACCGGAGCAGTTGGCGTTGCAGGAGCAGCGTTTATAGTAACCGAAGTTACAGCCGAGATACATCCTGCAGCATTTTTAGCCGTTACATTATAAGTACCTGCTGCAAGAGCAGTAAATGTAGACGATGTCTGATAATTTGTCCCATCAACACTGAACGTTAATCCTGTACCTGTTGGTGCAGTAACTACAATAGTACCTGTAGCAACTGAACAAGTAGGTTGTGTAGTTGTTACAACCGGTGTTTCAGGTGTTGCAGGAGCTGCGTTTATTGTAACCGAAGTTACGGCCGATGTACATCCCGCAGCGTTTTTAGCAGTTACATTATAAGTACCTGCTGCAAGTGCAGTAAATGTAGCTGATGCCTGATAGATTGTACCATTAACACTAAAGGTTAATCCGGTACCTGTTGGCGATGTTACTACAATTGTTCCTGTAGCAACCGCACAAGATGGCTGAGTAATTGTTACTACCGGAGCCGTAGGCGTTGCAGGAGCAGCGTTGATTGTAACCGAAGTTACAACCGAGATACATCCCGCTGCGTTTTTAGCGGTTACACTGTAAGTACCTGCTGCAAGGCTGCCAAATGTAGCCGATGCCTGATACGTTGTACCATTAACACTATAAGTAAGTCCTGTACCTGTTGGTGCAGTAACTGCAATAGTACCTGTAGCAACTGCACAAGTAGGTTGTGTAGTTGTTACAACCGGAGTTGATGGAGTTGCAGGTGCAGCATTGATAGTAACCGAAGTTACGGCAGAGATACATCCCGCAGCATTTTTAGCCGTTACATTATAAGTACCTGCTGCAAGTGCAGTAAAGGTAGCTGATGCCTGATAGGCCGTACCATTAACACTATAAGTAAGTCCTGTACCTGTTGGCGATGTTACTACAATTGTTCCTGTAGCAACCGCACAAGATGGCTGAGTAATTGTTACTACCGGAGCCGTTGGCGTTGCAGGAGCAGCGTTGATTGTAACCGAAGTTACAGCCGATGTACATCCTGTAGCATTCTTAGCAGTTACACTGTAAGTACCTGCTGCAAGGTTTCCAAATGTAGCCGATGCCTGATACGTAGTACCATTTACACTATAAGTAAGTCCTGTACCTGTTGGTGCAGTAACTACAATAGTACCTGTAGCAACTGAACAAGTAGGTTGTGTAGTTGTTACAACCGGTGTTGCAGGTGTTGCAGGGGCAGCATTGATGGTAACCGAAGCAGCCCATGATATACATCCTGCCGAGTTTTTAGCAGTTACGCTATAAGTACCTACCGCAACATTGCTAAATGTATTTGATGTTTGGTAAGTAGTACCATTAATACTAAAAGTTAAATCTGTACCTGTTGGCGTGTTAACAACCATAGATCCTGTGCTCACAGCACATGTTGGCTGTGTAGCTGTAACTGTTGGCCTTGCCGGTGCAGATGGTGCAGGATTAACTATAGCTGAATTTATTGTAGATATACAGCCTGCTGCATTTTTAGCAGTAACACTATATGTTCCCGGCCCAACATTTGCAAAAGTAGCCGATGCCTGGTAGGTAGTACCGTTAATGCTATAGGTAAGTCCTGTACCTGTTGGTGCAGTAACTACAATAGTTCCTGTAGCAGATGCACAGTTTGGCTGTGTAATTGTTACAACCGGAGTCTGAGGAGCAGCATTAACCGTTACCGTAACCGGAACCCTTGCACTCTCGCAATTGTTAACTGTTTGGGTAGCGTAATATGTTCCTGATGATGTTATGGCTGTAGTAGCTGCAAGAGCTGATCCGCCATTTGCTGTATTATACCATTTTATGTTACTACCTGTAGCAACAAGGTTAGCAACTGTAGCGCTTCCGCAGAAGTTTTGAGCCGCAGCTGTAGGTAATGCCGTTGCATTAACAGTTATAGAAACCGCATTTCTTGCACTTTCGCAACCATTTACAGTTTGAGATACAAAGTATGTGCCCGTAGTAACCGCTGCTGTTGGAGCAAGAGCAGTTCCGCCTGTAAATACGTTATACCATTTAATGTTAGTACCTGTAGCAACAAGGTTAGCCACTGTGGCGCTTCCACAAAGTAAAAGGTCTGAAGCGTTAGGTATTTGCGTTGTAGTAATTGTTACATAAGCCTGTGCTTTATTACTTTCACAACCGTTTAGTGTTTGTGTTACAAAATAAGTACCTGTAACAAGAAGCGTGTTAGATGGTAGTGGGTTGCCATTATCATCGTTATACCATTTAAGAGCAGTACCTGTAGCAACAAGGTTAGCCACGGTAGCGCCATTACATAAGGTTTGGTTTGTAACAGTAGCATATTGTGTACGGTTTACTGTTACCGCAACCGCTGTACGGCTACTCTCACAACCGTTAACAGTTTGCGATACATAGTAAGTACGGGTTGTTAGGTCTGTAAACGGATCAAGAGCAGAACCTCCTGTAGCAGCAAGATACCATTTTAGATTAGTACCTGTAGCAACAATATCTATTAATGAATTATCTCCACAAAATGTTTGTGCAGATGCCGTAGGCGCTATAGTAGATCCTAATGTTACAACCACCGCAGTACGTGGGCTCTCGCAACCACTAACGGTTTGCGATGCGTAGTAAGTACGTGCTGTAAGGGCTGTAGTTGCAACAAGCGCTGTTCCGCCCGTAGTTGCTGTATACCATTTTATGTTAGTACCATTAGCAACAAGGTTAGCTACTGTAGCACTACCACAAAAGTTTTGTGTAGCAGCAGCTGTAGGAGCGTTTGTAGATGAACCTATGATTATATAAGCCTGAGCTTTGTTACTCTCACAACCATTTACGGTTTGTGTTACATAATAAGTACCTGTAGCAAGAAGCGTATTAGCTGGTAATGGGTTACCATTATCATCATTATACCATTTAATAGCAGTACCAGTAGCTACAAGGTTAGCCACGGTAGCACCACTACAAAGGGTTTGGTTTGTAGTATTCGCATACTCTGTACGATTTGCAGTTATTGCAACTGCTCTACGGGTACTTTCGCATCCGTTAACCGTTTGCGACACATAGTAAGTACGGGTAGTTAATTCAGTATAAGGGTCAAGGTAAGAACCTCCGTTAGCATCAAGATACCACTTAAGGTTACTACCGTTAGCTACAATATCTATTATGTATTTATCTCCACAAAATGTTTGGGCAACTGCTGTAGGAGCTGCTACCGCAGATCCGCTAACCGTTACATAAATTACATTCCTGGCACTTTCGCAGCCATTGATTGTTTGTGTTGGGAAATAATATCCTGTAACAAGTGGCGTGGTTGGTGCAAGCGGGCTTCCGCCAAAGTCAACATTATACCATTTGATGTTAGTACCTGTAGCTACAAGGTTAGCTACAGTACCGCTTCCGCAAATCTGTACATCTGATGATTCCGGCATTACAGTATTATTTACCGTCACTAAAATTCCGGCACGGCTACTCTCACAACCGTTTACCGTTTGCGTTGCATAGTAAACACCAGAAACTAATGCTGTATTTGATGTTACAGCAGTTCCGCCTGTTGCAGCGCGATACCATCTGATATTGACGCCGCTTGCTACAAGATTAGCAACTGTTGCACTACCACAAAAACTTTGTGCAGAAACTACAGGTGCAACTGTAGCAGATCCGCTTACGGTTACATATACTACATTTCTCTGGCTTTCGCAGCCATTAATTGTTTGTGTTGCAAAATAGTATCCTGTAACAAGTGGCGTGGTCGAAGCAAGTGGGCTTCCTCCAAAGTCAACATTATACCATTTAATGTTAGTACCGGTAGCTACAAGGTTAGCTACAGTACCACCTCCACAAATCTGAAGATCAGATGCGGTAGGAACTGCCACAGCATTTACTATTACGGTAACCGATGTACGGCTACTCTCACAATTGTTTACCGTTTGAGATACATAATAGGTACCTGTGCTTACTGCTGCATTTGACGTTAAAGCCGTAGAAGCCGTAGCTGACGCATACCATTTTAAGTTAATACCACTTGCAACAAGGTTTGCTACTGTAGTAGTACCACAAAAGTTTTGCGCAGTAGCTATAGGAGCAACGGTGTTGCACGAACTACACCTGATATATCTTGACCTGTTAACATTTTCATTACCGCAATTTCCATTAGCATGAATAAAATAACGGATGTTACCAGATACGTTGCCAGAACTCCATGTTACCGGTCCTGTTCCTGAAGCGTATACAATGTTACCCGCAGCATTAGTAATGGTAATAAAGTCTGTAGCAACAGAAGTGCTAAATACATATTGCCTTCCGGCAGTAACGTTTACATAACTAAGTTCTCCGGCATAGGCATTTGTAACAATAGTTTCGTTAGCGCCTGTGCATGAAGGGGTAAAAGCAGTATCGGGATAAACACCGTAACTTGCAGAATTACATATTAGCGAAGGGTTTGTAGTAAAACTTCCGCCTGCAATCCAGGGTCCCACCTGGGTATCACAAACCGACCTTACAAATATGTAATATGTTGTACTTGGTGGTAAATCATTTATTATTACTCCCGCAGATGTAAGGATACCACCTTCTTCGGTAGCATCGTCATAAGGAAGCCTGCTGTTGTAGCTAAGCTCGTACTGATAGCCCAAAGGTGCTGGTGAACCTGTTGCCCACCTGACTGTAGCCGAACTTGAAGTAATGTCGCTAAACGTAAAATTTGATGGTGAGCCACAGTTAACTGAAGCACACTGTACAAACCTGGTTCTTGACACAGCTGCTGTACCACAAGATAAACCAGTATGCGTATAGAAACGCACAGTACCATTATACGTGCCTGAGCTCCAAACAAGTGGTGTATAACCAGAGGCAATTGTTACACCGTTAGCGTTTGTTATGGTCAAAAGATCTGTAGTTACACTACTGGTAAAAGTATATCTCTTGTTTGCCGTAATATTAACACCACTATATTCGCCCGCATAACCACTTGTTGTAATGCTCTCAGGCGAACCTGTGCACTGGGGTGTATAAGGGTTTGAAGGAAACTGCCCATAAGTTCCGGCAGTACAGCCCGTAGCAGGGCTTGTTGTAAACTCAAGCGCAGCCCATGGGCTGTTACCGTTGCTACAAATAGTCCTTACCCATACATAGTAACGGGTAGACTCTGTAAAACCGGTTGATGTGCTTGAATTTGTAGTTGTTGTAATTGTACCATTTGGGTAAGTATCATCAGGAGATAGGCCGTTTAGCTCAGTAAAAACTAACTGATATCCCTGAACGTTACCTCCAACTGGGTTCCATGTAAACGTAGCTGAATGCGGGCCAACATTGGTCGCGCTAAAGTTGAATGGTGTACTACATCCTCCCGCACTCGATGTAATGTACCTGGTACGGCTTACGTTTTCGGTTCCGCAAGACGAGTTTGTGTTAAGGTAATAGTTTATATTACCATTGTAGTTGCTGTTTGTCCAGCTAAGAGGCGTAAAACCTGAAGCAAGTACAGTACCCGTAGGAGTAGCTATGGTAATGTAATCTGCTCTTGAGCTCGAAAAAACATACGATCTTCCGGCAGCAACAGCCACTACCGAAAACTCTCCTGCGTAAGCAGAGGCGGTAATGGTTTCTAAACTCCCGGTATCAGTTGGTATGTATACACCGCTGGGATATTGACCATACTGCGCCGTAGTACATGCCGCAGGTTGTGCCGCCGGAGTTGCCGTCCGGTTTGCTAAAGATGCTGACGGATCTGGCGGAATGGCCTTAAAAAGACCTGAACCACTAATCCTACTGGGGCCATTGTTATGGCGTTCTAAATTTTGGGCACTCGCGAGTACCCCAAAAAAGAGAAGTAATAGAAGTAACTTTTGTTTCATATATGGTAGTTAATTATTCAAAAAAAATAATTCCACCCATAAAAACCAGACACAATTTCTCCCTGACAAGCGCAGGCAGTTATGCCTGCATATAAAATGCAACATAGTATTTAAGGAAAACTAATGCTATCCGGTATAAACCATTGGTCGTTATGGTTGGCTTACGCAAAGAAACAATTAGTAAATCATTTTTCAATACACAACAATGGGTATTTTTTAACAAAATTTTATACATTTAACAAAATTAACAATTAACCATAAAACATATCATAATATTAATTTTCGACTAACATTAACTAAATATTACTTATTATTATTGCGAAATAAACAAAGTTTATATCATATCTACCTACAATTATCGACCTGGTAATCTTATTATTTTACACTTTTCAACAAAATATTAAAATTTCAATTAATCAATAATCATCACATTGTGTAAAAATTTACAACTTTTTATAACATATCTGAGTAATCAAAAAAGGGCTGCCGGAATCCCGGCAGCCCATCTCACATCAATTAAAACACCATTATTGCCAGCCACCGCCAAGGGCTTTATAAAGCCTGACTT contains the following coding sequences:
- a CDS encoding fibronectin type III domain-containing protein, with the protein product MKQKLLLLLLFFGVLASAQNLERHNNGPSRISGSGLFKAIPPDPSASLANRTATPAAQPAACTTAQYGQYPSGVYIPTDTGSLETITASAYAGEFSVVAVAAGRSYVFSSSRADYITIATPTGTVLASGFTPLSWTNSNYNGNINYYLNTNSSCGTENVSRTRYITSSAGGCSTPFNFSATNVGPHSATFTWNPVGGNVQGYQLVFTELNGLSPDDTYPNGTITTTTNSSTSTGFTESTRYYVWVRTICSNGNSPWAALEFTTSPATGCTAGTYGQFPSNPYTPQCTGSPESITTSGYAGEYSGVNITANKRYTFTSSVTTDLLTITNANGVTIASGYTPLVWSSGTYNGTVRFYTHTGLSCGTAAVSRTRFVQCASVNCGSPSNFTFSDITSSSATVRWATGSPAPLGYQYELSYNSRLPYDDATEEGGILTSAGVIINDLPPSTTYYIFVRSVCDTQVGPWIAGGSFTTNPSLICNSASYGVYPDTAFTPSCTGANETIVTNAYAGELSYVNVTAGRQYVFSTSVATDFITITNAAGNIVYASGTGPVTWSSGNVSGNIRYFIHANGNCGNENVNRSRYIRCSSCNTVAPIATAQNFCGTTTVANLVASGINLKWYASATASTALTSNAAVSTGTYYVSQTVNNCESSRTSVTVIVNAVAVPTASDLQICGGGTVANLVATGTNIKWYNVDFGGSPLASTTPLVTGYYFATQTINGCESQRNVVYVTVSGSATVAPVVSAQSFCGSATVANLVASGVNIRWYRAATGGTAVTSNTALVSGVYYATQTVNGCESSRAGILVTVNNTVMPESSDVQICGSGTVANLVATGTNIKWYNVDFGGSPLAPTTPLVTGYYFPTQTINGCESARNVIYVTVSGSAVAAPTAVAQTFCGDKYIIDIVANGSNLKWYLDANGGSYLDPYTELTTRTYYVSQTVNGCESTRRAVAITANRTEYANTTNQTLCSGATVANLVATGTAIKWYNDDNGNPLPANTLLATGTYYVTQTVNGCESNKAQAYIIIGSSTNAPTAAATQNFCGSATVANLVANGTNIKWYTATTGGTALVATTALTARTYYASQTVSGCESPRTAVVVTLGSTIAPTASAQTFCGDNSLIDIVATGTNLKWYLAATGGSALDPFTDLTTRTYYVSQTVNGCESSRTAVAVTVNRTQYATVTNQTLCNGATVANLVATGTALKWYNDDNGNPLPSNTLLVTGTYFVTQTLNGCESNKAQAYVTITTTQIPNASDLLLCGSATVANLVATGTNIKWYNVFTGGTALAPTAAVTTGTYFVSQTVNGCESARNAVSITVNATALPTAAAQNFCGSATVANLVATGSNIKWYNTANGGSALAATTAITSSGTYYATQTVNNCESARVPVTVTVNAAPQTPVVTITQPNCASATGTIVVTAPTGTGLTYSINGTTYQASATFANVGPGTYSVTAKNAAGCISTINSAIVNPAPSAPARPTVTATQPTCAVSTGSMVVNTPTGTDLTFSINGTTYQTSNTFSNVAVGTYSVTAKNSAGCISWAASVTINAAPATPATPVVTTTQPTCSVATGTIVVTAPTGTGLTYSVNGTTYQASATFGNLAAGTYSVTAKNATGCTSAVTSVTINAAPATPTAPVVTITQPSCAVATGTIVVTSPTGTGLTYSVNGTAYQASATFTALAAGTYNVTAKNAAGCISAVTSVTINAAPATPSTPVVTTTQPTCAVATGTIAVTAPTGTGLTYSVNGTTYQASATFGSLAAGTYSVTAKNAAGCISVVTSVTINAAPATPTAPVVTITQPSCAVATGTIVVTSPTGTGLTFSVNGTIYQASATFTALAAGTYNVTAKNAAGCTSAVTSVTINAAPATPETPVVTTTQPTCSVATGTIVVTAPTGTGLTFSVDGTNYQTSSTFTALAAGTYNVTAKNAAGCISAVTSVTINAAPATPTAPVVTTTQPSCAVATGTIVVTSPTGSGLTFSVNGTTYQASSTFTALAAGTYNVTAKNAAGCTSAVTSVTINAAVEVPATPLVTVTQPDCTTSTGNIVVTAPLGTGLTYSINGTAYQASAIFATVVAGTYSVTVKNAAGCISAVTPVTINAAPQVPATPVVSVTQPTCAAPLGTVTVTAPTGFTYSIDGTNFQDSAVLSNVLPGTYQVTVKSAGGCTSTATVTVNAAPAGPLAPTAAAQIFCGSATVANLVATGTAVKWYANATGGTALAATATLATGTYYATQTVNGCESPRVNVNVTITPGTVPAFAAVAPICSGTTLAALPTTSTNGVTGTWSPALNNTATTTYTFTPATGQCATTATLTITVNAPTVPAFAAVAPICSGATLAALPTTSTNGVTGTWSPALNNTATTTYTFTPATGQCATTATLTITVNPIVVPAFAVVAPICSGATLAALPTTSTNGVTGTWSPALNNTATTTYTFTPATGQCAVTTTLTITVNPIVAPTFTAVAPICSGATLVALPTTSTNGVTGTWSPALNNTATTTYTFTPSAGQCAATATLTITVNAPTVPAFAVVAPICSGATLAALPTTSTNGVTGTWSPALNNTATTTYTFTPATGQCATTATLTITVNPIVVPAFAAVAPICSGATLAALPTTSTNGVTGTWSPALNNTATTTYTFTPATGQCAATTTLTITVNPVVVPAFAVVAPICSGTTLAALPTTSTNGVTGTWSPALNNTATTTYTFTPATGQCATTVTLTIEVTPATVPAFAVVAPICSGATLAALPTTSTNGVTGTWSPALNNTATTTYTFTPATGQCATTATLTITVNPVGTPTFAAVAPICSGATLAALPTTSTNGITGTWSPALNNTATTTYTFTPESNCADTVTLTIVVNPVVEPVFTTVDAICSGTVLAALPTTSVNGVTGTWSPELNNTATTTYTFTPDANQCAATATLTIEVTPATTPEFAVVDPVCSGATLEALPVTSTNGITGTWSPELNNTATTTYTFTPDANQCAATATLTIEVNTLDATTSLNAETITAIQQGATYQWVDCANGNAVIEGATDQSYTATANGQYAVMIEFNGCNAVSECVTISTLSIKNPIVKNNLVIYPSPATTVLNIKTDEVIKAVKIVDLFGKTISVTNFADNKIDVRILEAGVYFVEIQTTDNKYVQKFVKD